The following coding sequences are from one Saprospiraceae bacterium window:
- a CDS encoding T9SS type A sorting domain-containing protein: MKQYFTKINLTKMNLFSFIKENAKICLKTDRRALSFYLFAVLMLFSLSKTYAQCYTVTKTLLGVTPASSGVQGNIDATYRIMIVQNPSCIITGNIVVTDAIGSSTNLGTKFVKLVGLPIVVYSSPTVTVPTLNGAYDGTIANPDITINDGIMLGGDTLTYQLIAEINPRAAGAGTLGNTATVLNEIPPGPPPPVEAVSNVALLPDCWTNCQLACNNDVQLSVNSMCQADVLSTMVLEGESTECAALGFYDVSIYDGNKRVSLPLNKNYIGKKLTVSVRNIVCNNTCWGTLRLEDKNPPSLTCHPRDTFSCAANLDPRIIGMPVNFANVNFTTSPWTVRGVDSCGIVYITYRDSVVNHGCSNTVLSATVYRLWCVQDSVGYQYCCRDTIDLERGTIADIIFPPHYDGLPGNAPALECNGSWDHLADNPADPKYYLPDTTVAGTGKPEGTYCGNIQYDFQDDTIQVCKGSYKLLRKWTVIDWCAARHFTHIQQIKVVDTHPPVMICPTTVRDIDTNPWTCSASIIAPVPEDYAGQNDGTRPYVINEGCSGWTYTVQHFIPANPDSCNAIGAILGQGVVTKLADGTYQLSNLTAGCQWLVYTITDGCGNSTRCAFDIFVRDLTPPVAVCQQKTVVSIGSNGRSIVPAASFNDHSHDNCSQVYLRVKRANANACSNTNFGDNVEFCCSDVGRTVSVVLEVRDGLSTTTANKSECMVDVQVQDKLEPTISCPSSVTVNCTRDLSNLAVFGTATFTDNCSATLSSIVDNQLNSCNIGNIYRHFTATDGGLLKATCTQTITVVDDTPLEESNIIFPRDTILYGCSSDISSDILGKPRYINIDGCNQPVAGFEDLEFNIVDGVCAKILRRWTVIDWCLYHTNPTKATFYHTQVIKIIDREAPIFTQQCNRNDTFCILSGCSMTVSQQVTAVDSCSKTDLIWSYVIKNSAGTALYTGSSQNFTRTMTSGSYSVTWTVEDRCGNRSTCTNNFVVRDCKQPTPYCNPGIVTVIMAPGGTTVWAKDFNLGSFDNCTPNNLLKFSFSRNVRDSFKTFVCADIENGISDTLPVTIYVFDSEGNYDFCVTKIYLQDNDGVCPDITNLTNIGGAIMINTNKPAPNVPVSISDVNQNVLDQAMTNDQGHYAFPTMNTTKEYLLKPTFNKDFLNGVSTKDIVKIQKHILGIEEFSDPADMIAADPNNSKSVTARDISELRKLILGVTLKFEGRPSWEFVDAAYPWDIHQPYEYNDFIHVYGNPGNYNFRAIKIGDVTGEAVTGFHSNTGIRSNTTMKFELETQQTALNKILQVPVYAGSAGKVEGFQTTLIWNTEKFDLLQITPGAFQINDGNYHIVSDKHGLVNISWNSENNQQVQSGEILFYLQLVPKVSGIFVPSDINTYEYGLTPEWYVGEDVSTVVIAERGKHLSSASAYELYQNIPNPFSGKSVISFTLPNDQWVKLSIYDVSGKSIVEYQINGKKGLNSKEIEIQSGINGILYYQLDTNEFIATRKMVVIR, translated from the coding sequence ATGAAACAATATTTTACAAAAATAAACTTAACCAAGATGAATCTTTTTTCTTTCATCAAAGAGAATGCAAAGATCTGTTTAAAAACCGATAGAAGAGCTTTGTCATTCTATCTCTTCGCTGTGTTGATGTTGTTTAGTTTGAGCAAGACCTATGCTCAATGCTATACTGTAACTAAAACATTGCTTGGAGTAACTCCCGCATCAAGTGGAGTTCAGGGCAATATTGATGCAACGTATCGCATCATGATTGTCCAAAATCCGTCCTGCATTATAACTGGTAATATAGTAGTAACCGACGCGATTGGTTCTTCTACCAACCTTGGGACGAAATTTGTAAAGTTGGTAGGATTACCCATAGTGGTGTACAGCTCACCAACCGTTACAGTTCCCACTTTAAATGGTGCATACGATGGGACAATTGCAAATCCTGATATCACCATCAATGATGGAATAATGTTGGGAGGAGATACATTGACTTATCAACTAATTGCAGAGATTAACCCGCGCGCTGCAGGAGCAGGAACACTTGGAAATACTGCAACAGTGTTGAACGAGATCCCGCCAGGGCCACCTCCTCCGGTTGAAGCAGTTTCCAATGTTGCTTTACTTCCTGACTGCTGGACGAATTGTCAGTTGGCGTGTAATAATGATGTACAGCTTTCTGTCAATAGTATGTGTCAGGCAGACGTACTTTCTACTATGGTTCTTGAGGGAGAATCCACTGAATGTGCAGCTCTTGGCTTTTATGATGTAAGCATTTATGATGGCAACAAGAGAGTGAGTTTGCCTTTAAATAAAAATTACATCGGAAAGAAATTAACCGTTAGTGTAAGAAATATTGTTTGCAATAATACTTGCTGGGGAACTCTCAGATTAGAAGATAAAAATCCACCTTCACTGACTTGTCATCCGAGGGATACATTTTCATGTGCTGCAAATTTAGATCCTCGCATTATCGGTATGCCGGTAAATTTTGCAAATGTGAATTTTACCACATCACCATGGACTGTCAGAGGCGTTGATTCTTGCGGAATCGTTTACATAACTTATCGCGATAGCGTAGTCAATCACGGATGTAGTAACACAGTACTTAGTGCTACTGTCTACAGACTGTGGTGTGTACAAGATTCTGTTGGATATCAATATTGTTGTAGAGATACAATTGATTTGGAACGAGGTACTATTGCAGATATCATCTTTCCTCCTCATTACGATGGCTTACCAGGAAATGCACCCGCATTAGAATGTAATGGAAGCTGGGATCATCTTGCTGATAATCCTGCTGATCCTAAATATTATTTACCTGATACAACAGTAGCTGGTACAGGAAAGCCTGAAGGAACATATTGTGGTAATATTCAGTATGATTTTCAAGATGATACCATACAAGTTTGCAAAGGTTCATACAAGCTGTTGAGAAAGTGGACTGTGATAGATTGGTGTGCTGCCCGACACTTTACGCATATTCAACAAATCAAAGTAGTGGATACACATCCTCCCGTTATGATTTGTCCTACTACTGTTAGAGATATCGATACGAATCCATGGACTTGCAGTGCTTCAATTATTGCTCCTGTACCTGAGGATTATGCCGGCCAGAATGATGGTACTCGTCCTTATGTGATCAATGAAGGGTGTTCAGGATGGACTTATACAGTTCAGCATTTTATACCAGCAAATCCTGATAGTTGCAATGCGATTGGAGCTATTCTAGGTCAAGGTGTGGTGACAAAACTCGCAGATGGCACTTATCAGTTAAGTAATTTAACTGCCGGATGTCAGTGGTTGGTGTACACTATTACAGACGGTTGCGGAAATTCAACGCGATGTGCATTTGATATTTTTGTAAGAGATCTAACTCCACCAGTCGCAGTTTGTCAACAAAAAACCGTTGTTTCAATTGGTTCGAACGGCAGATCAATTGTGCCGGCTGCATCTTTTAACGATCATAGTCATGATAATTGTAGTCAGGTTTATTTGCGTGTAAAACGCGCGAATGCAAATGCATGTTCCAATACAAATTTTGGTGACAATGTTGAATTCTGTTGCTCTGATGTAGGCAGAACCGTAAGTGTAGTTTTGGAAGTAAGAGATGGTCTTTCTACTACAACAGCAAATAAAAGTGAGTGCATGGTAGATGTTCAAGTTCAAGACAAACTTGAGCCGACAATTTCTTGTCCTTCTAGTGTTACTGTAAACTGTACAAGAGATTTATCCAATCTGGCAGTATTTGGTACAGCAACTTTCACTGACAACTGTTCAGCAACATTATCTTCAATTGTTGACAATCAATTGAATTCATGCAATATAGGAAATATTTATAGACATTTTACTGCAACAGATGGTGGTTTATTGAAAGCAACTTGTACACAAACAATTACGGTTGTGGACGATACTCCTCTGGAAGAAAGCAATATTATATTCCCAAGAGATACTATTCTTTATGGATGTAGTTCAGATATTAGCTCAGACATACTTGGAAAACCTCGATATATAAATATTGATGGTTGTAATCAACCGGTAGCAGGTTTCGAAGATTTGGAATTTAACATCGTTGACGGTGTATGCGCAAAAATATTGAGAAGATGGACCGTTATTGATTGGTGTTTGTATCATACTAATCCAACAAAAGCGACATTCTATCATACACAAGTAATAAAAATTATTGATCGTGAAGCTCCAATTTTCACTCAGCAGTGCAATCGCAATGATACTTTTTGCATTCTCTCTGGTTGCTCGATGACCGTATCTCAACAAGTTACAGCTGTAGATTCTTGTTCAAAAACTGACTTGATTTGGTCCTATGTCATCAAAAATTCTGCAGGCACAGCATTGTATACAGGAAGTTCTCAGAACTTCACAAGAACTATGACCTCAGGTAGCTATTCTGTTACATGGACTGTTGAAGACAGATGCGGAAACAGAAGTACTTGTACGAATAATTTTGTGGTTCGTGACTGCAAGCAACCAACACCATATTGCAATCCGGGAATAGTGACTGTAATAATGGCTCCTGGTGGAACTACTGTATGGGCAAAGGATTTTAATTTGGGTAGCTTCGACAATTGTACTCCAAACAATTTATTGAAGTTTTCTTTCTCGAGGAATGTAAGAGATAGTTTCAAGACTTTTGTTTGTGCAGATATTGAAAACGGAATTTCGGATACATTACCTGTTACTATTTATGTGTTTGATTCTGAAGGTAACTACGATTTTTGTGTAACGAAAATTTATCTCCAGGATAATGATGGCGTGTGTCCGGATATTACAAATTTGACCAACATTGGTGGCGCTATCATGATCAATACAAACAAACCGGCTCCTAATGTTCCCGTCAGTATATCCGATGTAAATCAAAATGTATTGGATCAGGCAATGACAAATGACCAGGGCCATTATGCATTCCCTACTATGAATACTACAAAGGAATATTTGTTGAAACCAACTTTCAATAAAGATTTCCTGAACGGAGTTTCAACAAAGGATATCGTAAAAATTCAGAAACACATTCTTGGTATTGAAGAATTCTCAGATCCCGCAGATATGATCGCAGCAGATCCAAATAACTCAAAGAGTGTTACTGCGCGTGATATTTCTGAATTGAGGAAATTAATACTTGGAGTTACATTAAAGTTTGAAGGAAGACCATCTTGGGAATTTGTTGATGCAGCCTATCCTTGGGATATTCATCAACCATATGAATACAATGATTTTATTCATGTATACGGAAATCCTGGAAACTATAATTTCCGCGCAATAAAAATTGGTGACGTCACCGGAGAAGCAGTGACAGGTTTCCATTCAAACACCGGCATCCGCAGTAACACTACAATGAAGTTTGAATTGGAAACGCAGCAAACTGCATTGAATAAAATATTGCAAGTTCCGGTTTATGCAGGATCAGCAGGAAAGGTTGAAGGATTTCAAACAACATTAATATGGAATACTGAAAAGTTTGATCTACTACAAATCACTCCTGGAGCATTCCAGATAAATGATGGCAATTATCATATTGTAAGTGACAAACATGGATTGGTAAATATTAGTTGGAATTCAGAAAACAATCAACAGGTACAATCAGGTGAAATACTTTTCTACTTGCAACTCGTACCTAAAGTTTCTGGCATATTTGTTCCGTCTGATATCAATACTTACGAATATGGATTGACACCCGAATGGTATGTTGGAGAAGATGTATCAACTGTAGTTATTGCTGAAAGAGGTAAGCATTTATCAAGTGCTTCTGCTTATGAACTTTATCAGAATATTCCAAATCCATTCTCTGGAAAATCAGTAATCAGTTTTACACTACCGAATGATCAGTGGGTCAAACTCAGTATATACGATGTTTCCGGAAAATCGATTGTCGAATACCAGATTAATGGTAAAAAAGGTCTGAATAGTAAAGAAATAGAGATTCAATCAGGAATCAATGGTATTCTCTATTATCAACTCGATACAAACGAATTTATTGCTACACGTAAAATGGTAGTTATAAGATAA